In a single window of the Streptomyces sp. NBC_00353 genome:
- a CDS encoding D-alanine--D-alanine ligase family protein, with translation MSSENLPQSPEQQLRKPRVAVVFGGRSSEHGISVVTAGAVLNAIDRTKYDVLPIGITTDGRWALTADEPERMAITDRKMPDVAQLAESGEGGVVLSVDPGSREVVYSEPGSVPKALGEVDVVFPVLHGPYGEDGTLQGLLELSGVPYVGAGVLASAVGQDKEYMKRVFTSFGLPVGPYVVIRPREWDTDRSGARKRIVDFAGEHGWPLFIKPARAGSSIGITKVDDLSGLDEAIEEARRHDPKFLVESLLRGREIECGVLEFEDGPRASVPAEIPPVTAHDFYDFEAKYIDSASGIVPAPLTEEQTAEVQRLAVEAFEAASCEGLVRADFFLTEDGSFVINEINTLPGFTPISMYPRMWQESGVSYQELVDRLIQAALTRPTGLR, from the coding sequence ATGAGCAGCGAGAACCTCCCCCAGAGCCCGGAGCAGCAGCTCCGCAAGCCGCGTGTGGCCGTCGTGTTCGGCGGCCGCAGCTCCGAACACGGCATTTCGGTCGTCACCGCAGGTGCCGTCCTGAACGCCATCGACCGGACGAAGTACGACGTCCTGCCGATCGGCATCACGACGGACGGCCGCTGGGCGCTCACCGCCGACGAGCCCGAGCGGATGGCCATCACCGACCGGAAGATGCCGGACGTGGCACAACTGGCCGAGTCCGGCGAGGGCGGCGTGGTGCTCTCCGTCGACCCCGGCAGCCGCGAGGTGGTCTACAGCGAGCCCGGCTCGGTCCCGAAGGCGCTCGGCGAGGTCGACGTCGTCTTCCCCGTCCTGCACGGCCCGTACGGTGAGGACGGCACCCTCCAGGGGCTCCTGGAGCTGTCCGGGGTGCCGTACGTGGGCGCCGGTGTGCTCGCCTCGGCGGTCGGCCAGGACAAGGAGTACATGAAGCGGGTGTTCACCTCGTTCGGGCTGCCCGTCGGCCCGTACGTCGTGATCCGCCCCCGTGAGTGGGACACCGACCGCTCCGGTGCCCGCAAGCGCATCGTGGACTTCGCCGGTGAGCACGGCTGGCCGCTCTTCATCAAGCCCGCCCGGGCAGGCTCGTCCATCGGCATCACCAAGGTCGACGACCTCTCCGGCCTCGACGAGGCGATCGAGGAGGCCCGCCGCCACGACCCCAAGTTCCTGGTCGAGTCGCTGCTGCGGGGCCGCGAGATCGAGTGCGGGGTGCTGGAGTTCGAGGACGGACCGCGTGCCAGCGTGCCCGCCGAGATCCCGCCGGTCACCGCGCACGACTTCTACGACTTCGAGGCCAAGTACATCGACTCGGCGTCCGGGATCGTGCCCGCCCCGCTGACCGAGGAGCAGACGGCCGAGGTCCAGCGGCTCGCGGTCGAAGCCTTCGAGGCGGCGTCCTGCGAGGGCCTGGTGCGCGCCGACTTCTTCCTCACCGAGGACGGCAGCTTCGTGATCAACGAGATCAATACGCTGCCGGGCTTCACCCCGATCTCCATGTACCCGCGGATGTGGCAGGAGAGCGGCGTGAGCTACCAGGAGCTGGTGGACCGGCTGATCCAGGCGGCGTTGACCCGCCCGACCGGCCTGCGCTGA
- a CDS encoding DAK2 domain-containing protein encodes MPQTADDMDAVAVRTWCSLALEALGRERAAIDAINVYPVADGDTGTNLYLTVESAAGAVEAVFAGHETGASVPALADAVRAMAHGALIGARGNSGTILAQLLRGMAGVLADGQDADHLRLALTRAATAARQAVAHPVEGTVLTVATAAAEAAGRTAGDPSARAVVQAAYEGARTALDATPGQLAVLGRAGVVDAGGRGLVTVLEALVEAVSGEAPEHGTWVTPDIAPVTTTAADDCAAGGPQDGPAFEVIYLLEAGDDAVDRLRTRLDGLGDSLVVVGGDGLWNVHVHVDDAGAAVEAGVEAGRPYRIRITHFGADRVHQHHGEPAQRGVVVVVPGPGLSGLCSEAGATTVLARPGEPPASGELVDAIRRAHAREVVLLPNDAELRHTAAAAAEQARTEGIRVALIPTRAAVQGIAALAVHEPDRSFDEDVVTMTAAAGATRYGELAVAERQSWTMAGICQAGDILGLIEGDVAVIGEDVPGTARAVIDRMLAAGGELVTLVLGEDVPDALADALEEHVREGYLAVDTVVYRGGGQGTPLLIGVE; translated from the coding sequence GTGCCGCAGACCGCCGACGACATGGACGCCGTCGCGGTGCGTACCTGGTGCTCGCTCGCCCTGGAGGCACTGGGCCGGGAGCGTGCGGCGATCGACGCGATCAATGTGTATCCCGTCGCGGACGGGGACACCGGGACCAACCTCTATCTGACGGTGGAGTCGGCGGCAGGAGCTGTCGAAGCGGTCTTCGCCGGGCACGAGACCGGCGCGTCCGTGCCCGCCCTCGCCGATGCCGTACGGGCCATGGCGCACGGGGCGCTGATCGGCGCCCGCGGAAACTCCGGCACGATCCTGGCGCAGCTGCTGCGCGGCATGGCGGGGGTGCTGGCCGACGGGCAGGACGCCGACCATCTGCGGCTCGCGCTGACCAGGGCCGCGACGGCGGCCAGGCAGGCCGTCGCCCACCCCGTCGAGGGCACCGTGCTGACGGTGGCCACCGCCGCCGCCGAGGCCGCCGGGCGCACGGCGGGCGACCCGAGTGCGCGGGCGGTCGTGCAGGCGGCGTACGAGGGGGCGCGCACGGCGCTGGACGCGACCCCCGGACAGCTGGCCGTCCTCGGTCGGGCGGGCGTCGTGGACGCCGGAGGACGGGGCCTGGTGACCGTCCTCGAGGCGCTCGTCGAAGCGGTCTCCGGGGAGGCGCCCGAACACGGCACCTGGGTGACCCCCGACATCGCCCCCGTGACCACCACCGCGGCCGACGACTGCGCGGCGGGCGGACCGCAGGACGGCCCCGCCTTCGAGGTGATCTATCTGCTGGAGGCCGGGGACGACGCGGTCGACCGGCTGCGGACCCGGCTCGACGGGCTCGGTGACTCGCTCGTCGTGGTCGGCGGGGACGGGCTGTGGAACGTCCACGTCCATGTCGACGACGCGGGTGCGGCGGTGGAGGCCGGGGTCGAGGCCGGCCGGCCGTACCGGATCCGGATCACCCACTTCGGCGCCGACCGGGTCCACCAGCACCACGGCGAACCCGCGCAGCGCGGTGTCGTCGTCGTGGTCCCCGGCCCGGGGCTCTCCGGCCTCTGCTCGGAGGCCGGTGCGACCACCGTGCTCGCCCGGCCCGGGGAGCCGCCGGCCAGCGGCGAACTGGTCGACGCGATCCGCCGCGCGCACGCCCGCGAGGTGGTTCTCCTGCCGAACGACGCCGAGCTGCGCCACACGGCGGCGGCCGCCGCCGAACAGGCCCGCACCGAGGGCATCCGGGTCGCCCTCATCCCGACCCGGGCCGCCGTCCAGGGCATCGCCGCGCTCGCCGTCCACGAACCGGACCGCAGCTTCGACGAGGACGTGGTGACGATGACCGCGGCGGCCGGTGCCACCCGCTACGGCGAACTGGCCGTCGCCGAACGGCAGTCCTGGACCATGGCGGGCATCTGCCAGGCCGGCGACATCCTGGGCCTGATCGAAGGCGATGTGGCGGTCATCGGCGAGGACGTCCCCGGCACGGCCCGGGCGGTGATCGACCGGATGCTGGCGGCGGGCGGCGAACTCGTCACGCTGGTACTGGGCGAGGACGTACCGGACGCCTTGGCCGACGCCCTGGAGGAGCATGTGCGCGAGGGCTATCTGGCGGTGGACACGGTGGTGTACCGGGGCGGCGGACAGGGAACGCCGCTGCTGATCGGCGTGGAGTAG
- the thiD gene encoding bifunctional hydroxymethylpyrimidine kinase/phosphomethylpyrimidine kinase, translated as MPISASPAAPLVPPRVLTVAGSDSGGGAGIQADLKTMLAHGVHGMSVITAVTAQNSLGVQGAWELPVEAVRAQYRSVVDDIGVQAVKTGMLASAALVETVAALLAATDAPVVVDPVGVSKHGDPLLAAEALDSVRQKLLPVATVATPNLDEVAQLTGVTVTDQPGMRRAAGEILGHGPRWVVIKGGHLPGEPVDLLTDGTEEHWLRAPRHDNRHTHGTGCTLASAIACGLARGQDVPTAVRAAKEYVTGAIAAGFPLGAGIGPVDHGWRLQ; from the coding sequence ATGCCCATATCTGCATCCCCCGCCGCACCACTCGTACCGCCCCGTGTACTCACCGTCGCCGGATCCGATTCCGGCGGCGGTGCGGGCATTCAGGCCGATCTCAAGACGATGCTGGCGCACGGCGTGCACGGCATGAGCGTGATCACCGCGGTGACGGCGCAGAATTCGCTGGGTGTCCAGGGCGCGTGGGAGCTGCCCGTGGAGGCTGTCCGGGCCCAGTACCGCAGCGTCGTCGACGACATCGGGGTCCAGGCGGTGAAGACCGGCATGCTGGCCTCGGCCGCACTCGTGGAGACCGTCGCCGCACTCCTGGCGGCGACCGACGCCCCGGTCGTCGTCGACCCGGTCGGGGTCTCCAAGCACGGCGATCCGCTGCTGGCCGCCGAGGCCCTCGATTCCGTACGGCAGAAGCTCCTGCCCGTCGCGACGGTAGCGACCCCCAACCTGGACGAGGTGGCACAGCTCACCGGAGTGACCGTCACGGATCAGCCCGGAATGCGGCGGGCCGCCGGGGAGATCCTCGGACACGGACCGCGCTGGGTCGTCATCAAGGGCGGGCATCTGCCCGGCGAACCGGTCGACCTGCTCACGGACGGCACCGAGGAGCACTGGCTGCGTGCCCCCCGGCACGACAACCGGCACACCCACGGCACGGGTTGCACCCTGGCCTCCGCGATCGCCTGCGGGCTGGCCCGGGGGCAGGACGTACCGACGGCGGTACGGGCCGCGAAGGAGTACGTCACCGGGGCGATCGCGGCAGGCTTCCCGCTGGGCGCCGGGATCGGCCCCGTCGACCACGGGTGGCGGCTGCAGTAG
- a CDS encoding Lrp/AsnC family transcriptional regulator produces MVQAYILIQTEVGKASTVAETITKIPGVIQAEDVTGPYDVIVRAQADTVDELGRMVVAKVQQVEGITRTLTCPVVHL; encoded by the coding sequence GTGGTACAGGCGTACATCCTTATCCAGACCGAGGTGGGCAAGGCGTCGACCGTCGCCGAGACCATCACGAAAATCCCGGGAGTGATCCAGGCAGAGGACGTCACCGGCCCCTACGACGTGATTGTGCGCGCGCAGGCCGACACAGTCGATGAACTCGGACGCATGGTGGTCGCCAAGGTCCAGCAGGTGGAGGGCATCACCAGAACCTTGACCTGCCCGGTCGTTCATCTGTAG
- the rpmB gene encoding 50S ribosomal protein L28 — protein MAANCDVCGKGPGFGNNISHSHRRTSRRWNPNIQRVRAVVGRTPKRLNVCTSCIKAGKVAR, from the coding sequence GTGGCTGCCAACTGCGACGTCTGCGGCAAGGGGCCGGGCTTCGGCAACAACATTTCGCACTCGCACCGCCGTACGTCCCGTCGCTGGAATCCCAACATCCAGCGCGTGCGTGCCGTGGTCGGTCGGACGCCGAAGCGGCTCAACGTCTGCACCTCGTGCATCAAGGCCGGCAAGGTCGCGCGCTGA
- a CDS encoding thiamine-phosphate kinase: protein MKGTVGELGEFGLIRELTSRLTTTPAVRLGPGDDAAVVAAPDRRVVASTDILLEGRHFRRDWSTAYDVGRKAAAQNLADIAAMGAVPTALLLGLVVPAELPVTWAGELMDGIRDECQVAGAAVVGGDVVGGETITVAITALGDLRNHEPVTRAGARPGDVVAVTGWLGWSAAGYAVLSRGFRSPRAFVEAHRRPEPPYHAGPAAAGLGATAMTDVSDGLVADLGHIAEASKVRIDLRSGLIDIPSQMSDIGQAVGVDPLQWVLTGGEDHAIVATFPADVKLPARWKVIGEVLNPSALPQVTVDGAPWTSKGGWDHFGGIEDAH, encoded by the coding sequence GTGAAGGGAACCGTGGGCGAGTTGGGGGAGTTCGGGCTCATCAGGGAGCTCACTTCCCGCCTCACCACCACTCCGGCGGTACGGCTCGGACCCGGCGACGACGCCGCGGTCGTGGCCGCTCCCGACCGTAGGGTCGTGGCCAGTACCGACATCCTGTTGGAGGGACGGCACTTCCGCCGCGACTGGTCGACGGCGTACGACGTCGGACGCAAGGCCGCCGCGCAGAATCTCGCCGACATCGCCGCCATGGGCGCCGTGCCCACCGCGCTGCTGCTCGGCCTGGTCGTGCCCGCCGAACTCCCGGTCACGTGGGCGGGCGAGCTGATGGACGGCATCCGTGACGAATGCCAGGTCGCGGGGGCGGCCGTGGTCGGCGGTGACGTGGTCGGCGGGGAGACCATCACCGTCGCGATCACCGCGCTCGGCGATCTGCGCAACCACGAACCGGTCACCCGGGCCGGCGCCCGCCCCGGCGATGTCGTCGCCGTCACCGGCTGGCTCGGCTGGTCCGCCGCCGGGTACGCGGTGCTCTCCCGCGGTTTCCGCTCGCCGCGCGCCTTCGTCGAGGCCCACCGGCGCCCCGAACCGCCGTACCACGCGGGCCCCGCGGCCGCCGGGCTCGGCGCCACCGCCATGACGGACGTCAGCGACGGGCTGGTCGCCGACCTCGGGCACATCGCCGAGGCCAGCAAGGTCCGGATCGATCTGCGTTCCGGTCTCATCGACATCCCCTCGCAGATGTCCGACATCGGCCAGGCGGTCGGCGTGGACCCGCTGCAGTGGGTGCTCACCGGGGGAGAGGACCACGCGATCGTCGCCACGTTCCCGGCGGACGTGAAGCTGCCCGCCCGCTGGAAGGTGATCGGCGAGGTCCTCAACCCGTCGGCGCTGCCCCAGGTGACGGTCGACGGGGCGCCCTGGACCAGTAAGGGCGGCTGGGACCACTTCGGTGGCATCGAGGACGCCCACTAG
- a CDS encoding DUF3515 domain-containing protein gives MTSFRRRLRRPVFLGPSAAVLLLAAAGCSSMDTHASITVPTPTPEAAAYCRALHKELPKTVAGQKRNDPGPKSELTAGWGDGAIVLRCGVDRPAKMDDPMAKGAEADGVNWLLEQPEDAGPRFTTTYRKAYVEVSLSTAYAHDMSPLAAFAAAVKKTVPSSV, from the coding sequence GTGACGTCCTTCCGCCGCCGGCTTCGCCGCCCCGTGTTCCTCGGCCCGTCCGCTGCCGTTCTGCTGCTGGCCGCGGCGGGCTGCTCCTCCATGGACACCCATGCATCGATCACGGTTCCCACCCCGACGCCGGAAGCCGCAGCCTACTGCCGTGCACTGCACAAGGAGCTGCCGAAGACCGTCGCCGGACAGAAACGCAACGACCCAGGACCGAAGTCGGAGCTGACCGCCGGCTGGGGGGACGGGGCGATCGTACTGCGCTGCGGGGTCGACCGGCCCGCAAAGATGGACGATCCGATGGCGAAGGGGGCCGAGGCGGACGGCGTCAACTGGCTGCTGGAGCAGCCGGAGGACGCCGGTCCGCGCTTCACCACCACCTATCGCAAGGCGTATGTCGAGGTGTCGCTCTCGACGGCGTACGCACATGACATGAGCCCGCTGGCGGCGTTCGCCGCTGCCGTCAAGAAGACGGTCCCCAGCAGCGTCTAG